One stretch of Methylopila sp. 73B DNA includes these proteins:
- a CDS encoding NAD-dependent epimerase/dehydratase family protein, with translation MAILVTGAAGFIGHHVARALLARGEEVIGLDDLNPYYPPQLKRDRLAALARAPGADRFRFVEADIADHVAVDRAVEARPVDRIVHLAAQAGVRYSIKNPRAYARSNLVGHLNLLELGRRLEVGHLVYASSSSVYGGNDALPFSVEDEVARPVSLYAATKRADELMSESYAHLYRLPMTGLRFFTVYGPWGRPDMAVWLFTEAILAGRPIRVFNGGDMRRDFTYVDDIVAGVLAALDRPPPDDGAPKPGGSRAPHSLYNLGNSRSEQLLTLIELIEAACGREAVRVFEPMQPGDVKDTFADITATTRDLGWSPTTSLARGVATFVPWFRARHGL, from the coding sequence ATGGCGATCCTTGTCACCGGCGCCGCCGGGTTCATCGGCCACCATGTCGCGCGGGCGTTGCTGGCCCGCGGCGAGGAGGTCATCGGGCTTGACGACCTCAACCCCTACTATCCGCCGCAACTGAAGCGCGACCGGCTCGCGGCGCTGGCCCGGGCGCCCGGCGCAGACCGCTTCCGTTTCGTCGAAGCGGACATCGCGGACCATGTCGCCGTGGATCGCGCCGTGGAAGCCCGACCCGTGGACCGCATCGTCCATCTCGCCGCCCAGGCCGGCGTCCGTTACTCGATCAAGAACCCCCGGGCCTACGCCCGCTCCAATCTCGTAGGCCATCTGAACCTGCTCGAGCTCGGCCGAAGGCTCGAGGTCGGCCATCTCGTCTACGCCTCGTCGTCCTCGGTCTACGGTGGCAACGACGCCCTGCCCTTCTCGGTCGAGGACGAGGTCGCGCGCCCAGTGTCGTTGTATGCGGCGACGAAGCGGGCGGACGAGCTGATGAGCGAATCCTACGCCCATCTCTACCGGTTGCCGATGACCGGTCTCCGCTTCTTCACCGTCTACGGGCCCTGGGGGCGGCCGGACATGGCGGTCTGGCTGTTCACGGAGGCGATCCTCGCTGGCCGGCCGATCCGGGTGTTCAACGGCGGCGACATGCGGCGCGACTTCACCTATGTCGACGACATCGTCGCCGGCGTCCTCGCCGCGCTCGACCGCCCTCCCCCGGACGACGGCGCGCCGAAGCCCGGCGGCAGCCGCGCCCCGCACAGCCTCTACAACCTCGGCAACAGCCGGTCCGAGCAACTCCTCACGCTGATCGAGCTGATCGAGGCCGCCTGCGGCCGCGAGGCCGTGCGCGTCTTCGAACCGATGCAGCCCGGCGACGTGAAGGACACCTTCGCCGACATCACGGCGACCACGCGCGATCTCGGCTGGTCCCCGACCACGTCGCTCGCGCGCGGCGTCGCGACGTTCGTGCCCTGGTTCCGCGCGCGCCATGGCTTGTGA
- a CDS encoding sensor domain-containing diguanylate cyclase, with product MWRDMAAKANLADVLEAVLNLKAQIAAQKQLIRQQAAALEHRRNTFEQASAAASIGVWECDLATEALRWSDVVYDLFDLPRGSFIDRRGTLAFYVDAARREMEAARAAAIARRDGFSLDVQIVTAKGRRRVIRITATVECENGAPARIFGMKQDITEETALKERMRQLAEFDPMTGLANRSQFQARLDAMAASQSPEHGFGALVLVDLDGFKQINDTLGHARGDACLAEAADRLKRAAREAALVARIGGDEFAVLLSAADAAVAEELAGRIVREIRTAVVAGGIALDLGASVGVAHGEGTPEELFARADAALYAAKAGGKGAVRVYGAGVTPVAA from the coding sequence GTGTGGCGTGACATGGCGGCCAAGGCCAATCTGGCGGACGTTCTCGAGGCAGTTCTGAACCTGAAGGCGCAGATCGCCGCGCAAAAGCAGTTGATCCGTCAACAGGCGGCCGCTTTGGAGCACCGGCGCAATACCTTCGAGCAGGCGTCGGCGGCGGCGAGCATCGGCGTCTGGGAGTGCGATCTCGCGACCGAGGCGCTGCGCTGGAGCGACGTGGTCTACGACCTGTTCGACCTGCCTCGCGGCTCCTTCATCGATCGCAGGGGAACGCTTGCGTTCTACGTGGACGCCGCGCGCCGTGAGATGGAGGCCGCCCGGGCTGCGGCGATCGCCCGGCGCGACGGCTTTTCGCTCGACGTGCAGATCGTCACCGCCAAGGGGCGGCGCCGGGTCATCCGCATCACCGCGACCGTCGAATGCGAGAACGGCGCGCCGGCGCGCATCTTCGGCATGAAGCAGGACATCACCGAGGAGACGGCGCTGAAGGAGCGGATGCGCCAGCTCGCGGAGTTCGACCCGATGACGGGTCTCGCCAACCGCAGCCAGTTCCAGGCGCGGCTCGACGCAATGGCCGCGTCGCAGTCGCCCGAGCACGGGTTCGGCGCCCTGGTCCTCGTGGACCTCGACGGCTTCAAGCAGATCAACGATACGCTCGGCCACGCCCGCGGCGACGCCTGTCTGGCGGAGGCTGCGGATCGTCTCAAACGGGCGGCGCGGGAAGCCGCGCTCGTCGCGCGGATCGGCGGCGACGAGTTCGCCGTGCTCCTGTCGGCGGCCGACGCCGCCGTCGCGGAGGAGCTCGCCGGCCGGATCGTCCGGGAGATCCGCACCGCGGTCGTCGCAGGCGGGATCGCCCTCGATCTCGGCGCTTCGGTGGGCGTCGCCCACGGCGAAGGCACGCCGGAGGAGCTGTTCGCGCGCGCCGACGCCGCGCTCTATGCAGCGAAGGCCGGCGGCAAGGGCGCGGTCCGCGTCTACGGAGCAGGCGTCACGCCGGTCGCCGCCTGA